Genomic DNA from Streptomyces capillispiralis:
GGTCCGCCAGGGCCCGGGTGGTCGCCGCGGTTACCGCCGCGCTGGAGCCCAGGCCGGTCTTCACGCCGCCACGGTGCAGGTCGCTGCGTACCGACAGCCTCACTGACGCGAGGCTGAGCCGCTGTTCGGTGCGCAGTTGCTCAATCGTCTCCACGACCGACACCACGTAGGACAGCACGCCGGACACGAGGCTCGGGTCGTGTCCCGGCAGCGCCCTGAGTCCCTGTCGGGTGCGGCGCAGTCCCACCTCATGAGTCAACAGGTCGGAGTCGACGACCACGTCCGCCTCCTCGGCGGCGGTGGCGCTGACGGTGACCGTGACGTACTGGTCGACCGCCACGGCGACGGCGGGTCGCCCGGGTTCGAGGACCGCGTACTCCCCCGCCACCATGAGTTTCCCCGGTGCGCGGCGTGTGGTCGGGGCGGACATCAAGATGTCACCGTCTCGTGCCGGGCGCCGGGTCCGCTGCGGGCGACGACCACCAGGACGCCGGTGACCTCGCGCATGCGTGCGGCGACCTGTTCGGCGTCGGCTGAGGCGCACAGCACCTTGACGTTGGGTCCGGCGTCCATCGTCGCCCAGGCGCCCACACCCTCCCGGCGCAGGCGGCGGACTTCGTCGAGCACGGTGGTCGAAGCAGAGGTGAGGTAGCGGACGGCGGGCCGCGCGGTCTCCATGGTGGCGTGCATGCCGAGGGCGTTGCGTTCGGCGATCTCACCGACGCACGCCATATCGCCGTCGCGCAGCGCGGTGCGCATCCGGGCGAGGTCGGCGTGGCTGTCCGTCACCCATCCCCGGTAGAGGGGCGAAGTGGCGACGGTACGGCGCATGGCCTCCCGGCTCGACACAGCTTTGGGACCGGCGTCCAGTACGACGGCCACCAGCGAGGCGTCCAGGCGGGCGTCGGTGACGGGCTCCGCGTAGGAGGTGTGATCCGGGTCGGGGGCGTCGGGGTCGCCGGCGTGCCAGACCACGAAGCCACCGAAGACGGACCGGGCTGCTGATCCGGATCCCCGGCGGGCCAGCCTGGACAGTTGTGCGGCGCCGAGGGACAGGCCGTAGGCGTGAGCCGCGGCCAGGGCCAGAGCGGCGAATCCGCTGGCGGAGGAGGCTAGTCCGGCTCCCACCGGCACGGTGTTGCGGGTTTCGACTACCGCTCGTTCCCGGCGTCCGGCGAGCTCACGCACAAGCTCCAGGAAGGCTGTCGTGCGGCGCAGCACCTCGCCCCGGGCGATCGCTCCGTCCATGACGACCCGGTCCGCGTCCGCGTCCGGTTCGAGCCGGACCTTGGTCGTCGTAGGGAACACATCGAGTGTCAGGGACAGGCTGTCGTTGAAAGGCAGGACCAGGTGTTCGTCACGTTTGCCCCAGTACTTGATCAGGGCGATGTTGGGGTGGGCCACGGCCACCGCCTCACGGGCAGTCATGTTCGGCTTCCTTGGCGACGGCGGCGATCCACGTGCGGGCGCCTGTGCGGCCGGCGAGTGTGGTGGACACCGACGCGGCTTGCGCGGCGGTGGTGGTGAGGGCCACGACGCAGCCTCCCAGTCCGCCACCGGTCATCTTGGCTCCGAGCGCACCTGCGTCGAGGGCCATGTGGACCAGCGCGTTGGTGCGGTCGGTGGTGAGGCCGAGGGCGGCGAGCATCGCGTGGCAGTCGGTGAGGTGCCGGCCCAGCGCGGGCAGGCGACCGGCAGCCAGGTCTTCGAGCGCGGCCTCCGTGAGCGCGGTCGACCGGTGAACGAAACGCGTGCGGCCCTTCGGGTTCCGCGCGAAGGCGTCCCGCAGCATGCCGACGGCCTTGCGGGTGCTGCCGCCGCTGCCGCTGTCGGCCACCACGAGGTAGAAACCGGAACCCACCGAGGGTGTGCGGAGTCGGCCGCCCGCCAGCAGGATCGGCCGTTCGCTGCCGGTGGCCAGGGCGTCGATGCCGCTGGCCATGCCGTGCGCCGACCGTTCGGACACCTGCACGAGATCGAAGATCGTCTGTTCGTCCAGGCCGGTCGCGAAGAAGGCGTCAAGGGCGCGGACCAGCGCGCGGGCGCTCGCGGCGCTGGATCCGAGGCCGCTGGAGGGCGGGACGCGGCTGTCGAGGCGTATGTCCACGGCGGGAGGTGCGCCGAGACCCGCTCGTTCGGCGAAAGCGCTCAGAAGGAGCAGGAACTCCTCGGGAACGGCTCTCGCCGTCTCCTCGGCAGCCCCTTGCGGGCCGGGCGTGGCGAGGTACAGACGGGAGGCGCCGGCAGTGGACGCTGGTGAACCGCACACGGTGACCCGGCATCTCAACTCCTGCAGCGGGAGTGCCAGCGCCGGGGCGCCGTAGATGGCTGCGTGTTCGCCGAGCAGAATGGCCTTGCCGTGCGCTTCGCCCGTCGCAACGCGCTGTCCCTGGGCCATGGACGTGGGATACGTGGGCGGTCGCTGTGGAATCTGTTGCAGCAAGTCGTACTCCTTTGGACCTACTGGGGTTCGGCATGATGTACGCCACCGGCTGTCCGTGTCCGGATACGGACGGCGGGCTTCACGGGTTCGCCGATGAGTCGAAGGATCTCCTGGCAAGATCGACGCGCATGCGCATCGAACCAGCCGGGCGTTCTCCTGCTGTCCTTCCGCGCGTGGTCAGCGCTGGCTGCGCACCGCCCTGGGACGTCTCGCGAACGGTGCACCCGAACCGATCGAGCGTCCCGGAGGGCATGGCCGGCCCCTCCGAAGCAGGGCTCGTCGCCTGCCGACTCGCTCCCGGTCCTAGACCGAGGCGCGGCTTCTCGCTTCGGGGATCATGGTCAGCCGGTCCGGGCGCGTCGCTCCCGTGGTGATCTCCCGTACGGACTGCCCCGGCACGGGCCGCAGTCGCCATCGCCGGCAGATCTCTGCCAGAGCCAAAGTGATCTCCAGTACGGCGAAGTTGTCCGCGATGCACTTGCTGTGGCCGGCGGAGAACGGGATGAAGGCTCCCTTCGGCAGGTTCTGGGTCTCCGGCCGCGACCACCGGTCGGGGTCGAAGCGGGCGGGTTCGGGAAACCAGCGCGCGTTGCGGTGCATCGTGTAGGGGCTGACGATGATCTCGGCGTTGGGGGGCAGTTCGTACGCGCCCAACTGCGTCGGTCCGAGGGTTCGCCGCATGAAGACGGCCACGGCGTGCATGCGCAGCACCTCTTGCACCACACGACCCACATACTTCAGGGCCATGACGTGCATTAGTTCGACCGGGCGGTCGCCCAGCACGGTGTCGAGTTCCCTGTGGAGCTGTTCCTCCACGTCGGGCCGGGTTCCGATGTAGTGGAGACACCATGAGAGCGCGGCGCTGGTGGTCTCGATGCCGCCAACCGCGACGGTGATCACCTGGTCGTGGATCCACTGGTCGGGCATCGGCTTGCCCGCTTCGTCCCGCAGCGCCAGCAACGTCGTGAGCATGTCGCTGTGATCGGCTCTTGCGGACCGGTAAGCGGTGATGGCCTCGTCGATCGCGGAGTCCATCTGGTCGATGGCCTTGCGGTAGCGGGTGTTCGCCGGAAGGGGGAGGCGTTGCCAAGCTCCGGGGATGAGCGTGCGGGTCAGCATTCCCTTCATGACCACCGGCAGTCTGCGCTGAATGGCGTCGGCAGCAGCGGCTCCGAGGTCGGAGGCGAACAGGATGCCGTTGACCACTCGGGCCGTCAGATCGTTCATGGCGTCATCGACTTCGATGGCCCGACCCGCCTGCCACGACTCGGCCACGTCGGCCGCGGTGGAGGACATGATGGGTCCGTAGGCGGCCACCTGCTGCCGGTGGAACGTCGGCTGGAGGATCCGGCGCGTGTCCCGGTGGGCTTTTCCCGAGATGGTGGCCAGGCCGTTGCCGAGTACTTCGGTCATCTTGTCGAACATGCGGCCACGGACATAGTTGTGGCTTTCCGAGACCAGCACCCTCCAAATGAGATCGGGGTCGGTGAGGACGTAGGCGGGCATGCCCACCATGTTGATCTCGACGATCTCGCCGATCTCGGTGAGCGACGCCAGGAATTCCGTCCGTCGGCGGGCGAGTTGCACTCCGTGGCCTATGACGGGCAGTTCACCCGAGGCAGTCGGAATCGATGTGCCCATGTTCATTCTCCAGAGACGATCGTGGCGGTGATGCACGGACAGAGCGGGAAGGCGGTCGGCGGGGTGGGGCGGGGGCGGGGGCGGGTCATCCCACTCGAGCGACCACGAAGTCCGGGATCGCGACGAATCGCTGCCGGACAGCGTCGGGCATCGAGACGGAGTCCAGGGCTCGGATCGCCGCATTGCGCCGCCGCCAAGCCTCCTGGAGGGTCCAAGTGCGCCCGCCGGCCTCTTCGACGAGAGCAGCGCGCATGGCCAGCTCCTCGTCGGTCAGCTCGGCGTGGGAGCCGTGTCCGGCGTCATCCGCGAGTAGTTCACGCAGCCGCTGCCCCGCAGTGCTCCCGGATTCGGCGGCGGCGACGACGGGCAGGGACTTCTTGCGCCGACGCAGGTCGCCCCACTGCTGCTTGCCGGTGACCCGTGGATCGCCCCAGATTCCGAGCAGGTCGTCGACTGCTTGGAAGGCGAGCCCGAGTTGGTAGCCGTAGTCCCACAGCGCCTGCCCGGTGCGGTCATCGGTCCCGCTGAGCACGGCACCGATGGAGGCTGAGCATGCAAGCAGGGCACCGGTCTTTTCGCCCGCCATATGCAGGCATTCCTCGAGGGTCACCTGCTCACGGCGCTCATAGGAGAGATCTCTCGACTGACCGTCGATCAGGGCACGGCTCGCCGTGGTCAGGGTGCGCGCCGCACGGTGGGCGGCGCGCACGCTGTCGACCTCCAGGATGACTTCCATGGCCAGGGCCAGCAGCCCGTCACCGACCAGGATCGCGGTCTCCGGGCCGTGCCTCTTCCATACGGTGTCGCGATGACGGCGCTGTTCATCGCCGTCCATCAGGTCGTCGTGCACCAGCGAGAAGTTGTGGAGCAACTCGACGGCCACGGCTCCGGGCAGTCCCGGTCCGTCGCCTGCGCCGGTCACCTCGGCGGACAGAAGCGCGAGTGCGGGACGGAGGGCCTTGCCACCGGTACGGCCCGACGGCCTGCCCTGGACGTCCAGCCATCCGAAGTGATAGGCGGCTGCGACGTCCATGGGGCTCGCGAGACGCGCTACGGCGGCGCGCAATCCCGCGGCGCATCGTGTCCGTCCCTCTTCCAGGAGGGCAGGAACGTCCACACGGGCGATCCGGTCGTTCGGCAGGGTCCCGTGAGGATGCAGGCTCGTATGCTCCGCGGTGTCCGCGTGCCCAGGGAAGGCCGGGCTGCTGTCAGTGCTCATTCGATGTCCTTGTATTCGGGTGACCGATGGGACGTCCCGTGCGCGGCAGGCCGAAGCGAAGTGCCACGGGGTCCGTCTCACGCGTTGGCGCAGGTACGGCGTGGCCTTGCAGACAGGTCAGGAGGGCGGGCTTCCCTTCGAGGGCGAGGTGGCTTCGCTCCTCTCGGGCTTCGCGTCGGTCAGAGGACCTGGTCGGCATATCTGGGGGAGTCGCGGTGCCAATGGAGGCTGCCGGAAATCCACACCTGCACTCCGTGAATGAACTCGGACAGTCCCGGCAGATCATTGAAGTGCAAGAGTGTTTGCTGCTGGCGGTCGAAATCACGGATGCGTGCAGAGTTCATCTCCGCGGCGACCTCCAGCGCCGCCTCCCAACTCATACCGACGCTCTGCCGTATGACGGCGACCAGGTTGTTCATCTCTCCGTGCCGCATCTCCTTGTTCAGCGAGATGACATCATTGGTCCAGCAGATGACATCGTTGGCCGCCTCGCGCAGCGCCAGGATCCGCGGACTCTCCGCGATCACCGGGGTCAGGTACGCGTCGGGTTGCCGTTCGATGAGATCCAGGCAGCTCTCCACCGCGCCGCTCGACCGGCGCAGGGCCAGATACGCATCAAGCGGCGGGGCCGATCCGGTGCGCGCACGCGACAGATCCGTCGCATAGCTGCGTGCGTAGTCGTCCGCGTGGGCCCGGAAGCGGACACGCAGAGGCAGCGGCATGGGCTGGCAGAGTTCCGGCCACAGGTCCGCCAGGGCTTTGGTGACGCCGGTCGTGGCCTTGGCGCAATCCTTGCCGTCGAGCGGAAGGAACTGAAGGATCCCGCGGTCGATGCCGCCGGCCTCAGGTGCCCGGTTCTCGTCGAACTCGTCATCGGCGACGAAGAGCCACGCGAGCCATTTTGCGTAGATTATCAAGTCGGGCGCGTCGGGGTAGACGAATGCCGCGCATTCTCCGAATCGCGCGGCATCGAAGCGGGCCGCCAGGGACGGATCCCTCAGCAGGCCGTATGCGTCTGCCCAGGAACGCAGAGCTGCCTCCACTGCGCTCAGCGAGACGTGTGTGTTCATCCGGTGCTCATAGGGGCACCACAGATGCACGCTCTCGTCGGGCATACCGCCCCGGTCTCCGTCCGCGTTTCGCCACTGCCCGGCATACAGGTGGTCCGTCAGGCCGTCCGTCTCGGGCAGACGTCGAGAAAGGTGCTGCGGCACTCCATCCACTCCTTCGGTGGGCGACAGTCCAGCTGCGGAGGGGCTGTTTTGAGTCACCCCCTCCATGCCCGTAGCTACGCGGGCCTCCGGATGCCGGTTCACCGCTCTGAGACGCCAATTTCGGCGGCGCACCGCCCGTTCGAGAAGTACCGAAGAAGCTATGCTTCTACCCAAAAAGCGTAAGTGCCGCTTTTCGTCACTTCTGCGGCAGCGGCAGGCAGAGCGGGTACTGAACGCCTCCGGCCGGCACGCCTCGGGCGACACGATCACGTCACTGCCCGCCCGCTCCCCGCGTGTCACGCGACGCAGGGGGTGTCGCACCGTCCAGAAGCAGCGCGCCCGCCAAGGCCAACAGCAGCCGCCCGAAGGAACGGGCTGGTACCTGGGCGGTCATTCCGTTTGCGTTTGCCCCGGGAGTACGAGGCATCGGCGACGGTTCCCCTCAGCCTTCGGCCGGAAGCCCAGTCGATCGGCGGTGCGACCGCGGATCAGGTGACGGTCACGCGTCCGGCCAGTCGAGCTCACACTTATGAACCTTGCTGCTCGCCAGGACGTATGAAGCTGCGCAGACGCGACGTGAGGCGGAACAATGGACACAGGTGAAGAAGTACGTGGCGAGGCGGAAGACCTGGTAGCCAGAGCAATCCAGGAGATGTCGAGCCGAAAGACCTTCAGCTTTCATGAGGTCATGCATCTGACTCCGGCAATGGACCCGAGCAGGGTGCACTGGATCCTGGGGCACATGGAGGCGTATGGCGCCATAAAGCCGCAACGCTCCCTCTGGCTGGCATTGCGAGCGGATCCCGGGCCGCATTATCGCGTTGATGCACAAGCGCTTGAGCGTTATCGAGACAATTATGCAGCACCCCCGCCGTACGGGACGAGCGACAAACCTCTCCCGCCCTCCCCCACTGAGAGGCCCCTGCCTGCCCGACCCTCCATCACTCCGCAGGAAGTGGTACGAAACATGACCCAACACGATGCGGGGCAGATGGAAAAATACAAGGCGAATGAGCTGGCAAGGTCGATAGACTGGCCGATCATGACGTTTCCTGGCTTGCTCGGAGACGGAAACACGTCCATCGCACACGCGGCCTCTCGACGTGCTTCGACAGTTCGAAGTGTGCAGCGGGGATCCGGTGTCGCTGACAGCACGCATTCGAGCGTGCATGACGCGCAGCCTCGTGCAGGGCGTGCACGCTAAGGCCGTTGCCGTTCAGTAGCGGAACACACACGCAGTTGCTGGTACGCAGGATCCGGCCGCTCCAGGTCGTCCGTCCGTCACGGCTGGGCGGGCAGTTACGGACAGCGATCAAGCAATCAGTGATCCCTACTGGGCACAGCTCTCGTGAGAGCACGGCAGGCAAGGTGCACAGCGAGCCGCGCATCAGGGTCATCGAGGTCCATGCGCAGAAGGGTACGAGCACGGCGCAGCCTGTCGGCGACGGTATTTCGGTGGATCCCCAGGACCGCGGCCGTCTCTCCGACCGATGATTCCTGATCGAGAAACGCGGACAATGTCTCAAGCAGGTGGGGATTCTCGTTGAGAAGGGGCTGCAGGAGATCGGAGGCGGAGGCCGTGAACAGGCTGTCCTCGGTACGGGCGAGCAGTATCTGCGCGCTGTTGATGCTGTCGAAGGAGAGGAAAAACCCGAACTGGGGCCGATTGGCTGCCAGTCGGGCGGCTTCCCCGGCTTCGCGAATGGATGTGGCGAGCCCACCCACGCCTGGATATGTTCCCCCCAGCCCAACGGCGACGGTGACCTGCGCGGCCAACTCAAGCTGAACACGCCGGATCGCGGCTCTTGTCGCATGGGCCATCGCATGTTCCGGCGGGCGGGTCTCGGTGCGCCACGCAACCCATCCGCTCGCCTGTTCGACCACGGCGACGTCCAGTCCTGCACGGCTGAATACATCCTGAACCCGCATCCGCAGCGCAAGAGCGTCGATCTCTTCGGCAGGGAGCACGCGGATCGCTGTATGGAATCCTTCCAGCTGCCAACCGGCATCGAGTGCTTGAGCGCGCACGGTGGGAACGATCTCTGCCCCAGAGCGCAGGACCTCACCGAGAAGAAAAGCCCGCTGCTGAGAGCCTCGTTCTTCGTGGAGGCGCCGGAGTGTCAAACGGTGAGCCACAGCGATGGCTGCCGCTTCGAGACCGAACTCGAGAGCCCTGCTCTCGGCGGCCGAGAGGTTCTCCGAGTCCACGATCAACCACCGTTGCGCGCCCTGGCCCACGCGGACGGGGACGGCAATCAGTGTGCGTCGTCCTGCTTCCAGGACGACCTTGTGGACCGGGTGCAAGGCTTCCCGAAGACGGGGCCACTGCGTGAGGTCGAGAACCTCATCACCGGAGGAAGAGCCCGAGGCGTCGACGAGCCACAACTCGTGCCCGATGCGGGCACTGACCGACTTGATATAGCGGTCAAGGTCGTCCAGGTGTCTGGAGGCCTGAGTGATGACTGTCCGGACCAGAGTCAGGGAGGGACCCTGCGAGTCCGTGAGGAGATCTCGGGCCGCGACGCTCAACTGCCAGGGTTGTTCAGTATGCAGTACGGCAAAGGAGAGTCGCTCCGCCAGGGCAATGGTGGCGGCAGGGACATCGCCGTTCGGAAAGTTTCCGACAATCGCCGAGGCGCCGACCGCGGCGAGCTGGGCGATGGTTGCATCGAGTCGCCACGAGGTGAGTGGCTCTCGCCCTCCGCCCAGCATCACCACCAGGGCACCACGTAGATCAGGCAGCTGGTTCCGTGCCGACATGCGGATCGTGTTGTTGAGCTCGACCAGGTCACCGACGTGGGGGACGACCGATGTGATGCGCTTCTCAGTGGACAGGCCGCCCAGGCATCGACAACGTGGGTTTCGGAAAGCCAGAAGCTCTGTGAGGGATATGTTCACGACGTTCTCATCAGGATCGGGTCCAGGTCGATGCCGTAGCTTCGCGGTGAGCAGAAGTCCAGGCGCTTCGCAGAGCTGAGCCACCAGGGGTGCGCCGGCATACGGCACAAGGCGACATCGGTGCCGGATCGTGCGTCCACCGTTTCGATGGGTTGTCCCGTTCGGATGTCGACGAGGCAAATGAGGTCGGGGACAGTGGCGATGACCTCTCCATCGTTCAGGACGATCAGGTACTCATCACCAGCCTCTATGCGGATGACGGCATCAGTGCGGACGTCTTTGAGGAAGATCGTCGTGTTGCTCGAGAGGCCCACGCTGTCGTGGCGTGTGACGTCCTGAATGCGTCCGTGAGCGATGACCGCGATATCGGACTCGGCGACCCCTGCACCCACGGTGCGGCTCTCGAGAGCCTGCGCCAGAGCTGAGCCGAGATCGATCGACCGGGACAGCGTGCCCGGCAGGGCATAGGCGCGTACCTCTCCGGCGTCGAGGGGAGGGAAGCACACGGCGGCCCATCC
This window encodes:
- the mvaD gene encoding diphosphomevalonate decarboxylase, giving the protein MTAREAVAVAHPNIALIKYWGKRDEHLVLPFNDSLSLTLDVFPTTTKVRLEPDADADRVVMDGAIARGEVLRRTTAFLELVRELAGRRERAVVETRNTVPVGAGLASSASGFAALALAAAHAYGLSLGAAQLSRLARRGSGSAARSVFGGFVVWHAGDPDAPDPDHTSYAEPVTDARLDASLVAVVLDAGPKAVSSREAMRRTVATSPLYRGWVTDSHADLARMRTALRDGDMACVGEIAERNALGMHATMETARPAVRYLTSASTTVLDEVRRLRREGVGAWATMDAGPNVKVLCASADAEQVAARMREVTGVLVVVARSGPGARHETVTS
- a CDS encoding polyprenyl synthetase family protein; translation: MSTDSSPAFPGHADTAEHTSLHPHGTLPNDRIARVDVPALLEEGRTRCAAGLRAAVARLASPMDVAAAYHFGWLDVQGRPSGRTGGKALRPALALLSAEVTGAGDGPGLPGAVAVELLHNFSLVHDDLMDGDEQRRHRDTVWKRHGPETAILVGDGLLALAMEVILEVDSVRAAHRAARTLTTASRALIDGQSRDLSYERREQVTLEECLHMAGEKTGALLACSASIGAVLSGTDDRTGQALWDYGYQLGLAFQAVDDLLGIWGDPRVTGKQQWGDLRRRKKSLPVVAAAESGSTAGQRLRELLADDAGHGSHAELTDEELAMRAALVEEAGGRTWTLQEAWRRRNAAIRALDSVSMPDAVRQRFVAIPDFVVARVG
- the mvk gene encoding mevalonate kinase; protein product: MAQGQRVATGEAHGKAILLGEHAAIYGAPALALPLQELRCRVTVCGSPASTAGASRLYLATPGPQGAAEETARAVPEEFLLLLSAFAERAGLGAPPAVDIRLDSRVPPSSGLGSSAASARALVRALDAFFATGLDEQTIFDLVQVSERSAHGMASGIDALATGSERPILLAGGRLRTPSVGSGFYLVVADSGSGGSTRKAVGMLRDAFARNPKGRTRFVHRSTALTEAALEDLAAGRLPALGRHLTDCHAMLAALGLTTDRTNALVHMALDAGALGAKMTGGGLGGCVVALTTTAAQAASVSTTLAGRTGARTWIAAVAKEAEHDCP
- a CDS encoding terpene synthase family protein; the protein is MPQHLSRRLPETDGLTDHLYAGQWRNADGDRGGMPDESVHLWCPYEHRMNTHVSLSAVEAALRSWADAYGLLRDPSLAARFDAARFGECAAFVYPDAPDLIIYAKWLAWLFVADDEFDENRAPEAGGIDRGILQFLPLDGKDCAKATTGVTKALADLWPELCQPMPLPLRVRFRAHADDYARSYATDLSRARTGSAPPLDAYLALRRSSGAVESCLDLIERQPDAYLTPVIAESPRILALREAANDVICWTNDVISLNKEMRHGEMNNLVAVIRQSVGMSWEAALEVAAEMNSARIRDFDRQQQTLLHFNDLPGLSEFIHGVQVWISGSLHWHRDSPRYADQVL
- a CDS encoding cytochrome P450 → MGTSIPTASGELPVIGHGVQLARRRTEFLASLTEIGEIVEINMVGMPAYVLTDPDLIWRVLVSESHNYVRGRMFDKMTEVLGNGLATISGKAHRDTRRILQPTFHRQQVAAYGPIMSSTAADVAESWQAGRAIEVDDAMNDLTARVVNGILFASDLGAAAADAIQRRLPVVMKGMLTRTLIPGAWQRLPLPANTRYRKAIDQMDSAIDEAITAYRSARADHSDMLTTLLALRDEAGKPMPDQWIHDQVITVAVGGIETTSAALSWCLHYIGTRPDVEEQLHRELDTVLGDRPVELMHVMALKYVGRVVQEVLRMHAVAVFMRRTLGPTQLGAYELPPNAEIIVSPYTMHRNARWFPEPARFDPDRWSRPETQNLPKGAFIPFSAGHSKCIADNFAVLEITLALAEICRRWRLRPVPGQSVREITTGATRPDRLTMIPEARSRASV
- a CDS encoding PucR family transcriptional regulator, producing the protein MNISLTELLAFRNPRCRCLGGLSTEKRITSVVPHVGDLVELNNTIRMSARNQLPDLRGALVVMLGGGREPLTSWRLDATIAQLAAVGASAIVGNFPNGDVPAATIALAERLSFAVLHTEQPWQLSVAARDLLTDSQGPSLTLVRTVITQASRHLDDLDRYIKSVSARIGHELWLVDASGSSSGDEVLDLTQWPRLREALHPVHKVVLEAGRRTLIAVPVRVGQGAQRWLIVDSENLSAAESRALEFGLEAAAIAVAHRLTLRRLHEERGSQQRAFLLGEVLRSGAEIVPTVRAQALDAGWQLEGFHTAIRVLPAEEIDALALRMRVQDVFSRAGLDVAVVEQASGWVAWRTETRPPEHAMAHATRAAIRRVQLELAAQVTVAVGLGGTYPGVGGLATSIREAGEAARLAANRPQFGFFLSFDSINSAQILLARTEDSLFTASASDLLQPLLNENPHLLETLSAFLDQESSVGETAAVLGIHRNTVADRLRRARTLLRMDLDDPDARLAVHLACRALTRAVPSRDH